The window CAACCATTGTATTTTGCCCTTGCAAAAAATACATCTTCCCCTTAGTTCCATTAGATTTGCATATACGTGAAAAGCACTTAAAAGAACAATTCAGCAGTGCCATTAGTAATTGTTTAAGATTACAAGTCAAAGATCTTGGAAACACCGAGTTCAATTTGGAATTGCAAGTGCACTCATATCCTACTTGAATACAAACCGAACACAGAACTTTGGGACATAAAAGCCCTATTATTTAAAGGGGCATTCATTATACTGCATTCCACTGTGTAACGACACGTTTCAGGCTGACACACGTAAATTACTCCCCTTCTAATAGGTTACAATATCAACTGCAATTTATCTTTTGTTGTACAGTAACATTTATTCCCCCAAAGAACGTACATGCAGGCAGCCTCCACTGTATTTTCTAACTAtcagtttgaaataaaatttccaaAACGTCCTAATGATGAAAGAGCCAACATTCTGTTTGCAAAACTCATGTAAGCATTTATtgaccaaggaaaaaaatccagaaaattcAGTAGGTTGTAGGATGTAGGtgtatttgaaaacattattGTTGAGCAGTGCTTCATACCTTGACCTTTAGATGGAAGCGGCCTGTTCCAAAGAGGAAATATGCATCCCAATGTAACACTTAGACATGCTGTTTTAAAGACAAACCTCTGAAACATCAAGTATCATATCTGGAAGGACATTAGATAATATATTATAATGAAGAATGACTGTAAACATCTCCCATGTTTCACATTAATTACTGGTAAGTGTTCCCAAATTTCAGCTCCTACCAAATTTTGTTCACGCCAGGAGTTCAGAAATTCAATATCTGCACATTATAACGTATCACATTCAGTTCCAAGAACATAAGcaacttccttccttctccagtcctctgggaaaaaaaaatagtccatATATAATACAAAACATGGTACTTTGTTCCAGAGTCCACGGTTCTGAGACAGAACTGGCTTTTCATAAGGGTATGAAGGTTATAAAAAAGTCACCACATAAACCTCTGGATTTCTACACTATTTGGCCACTGGAATGTTTTGTTTAGGAAAAGATAAAACGTTACTACATTCACAACAACGTAAAAAGCCAACTCAACAAGTTGTCTATAAACAGGTGCAAATGGAATATTGAGCCTGTATATTAAGAATGGCAAAATAAAGTAACGGAACTCTAACAGCTTTTGGGGAACTGTGACTGATAATAAACATACAAAATACATTAAGATCCAGAAtattgattttgattttattgtATCAACAAAACTCCAGCCAGCAAATATATAGGCTGGAACTAACACATATTTTACAAGCTCATGTCTTTGGAAGATTTTTCTCCAGACATAGAACGTGTAATGTCTATTATCTGCTAGCAAATACTTATGAACGTAGGTAAACTTCCAAATCAAGAACAAAGAGATGGCAGTGATTAGGATGTACTGTACACGGTGCCTTCGCAATGACTGCAGGAATTTCCTGATTTTAGTAGGGGTCAGGAaatgagggaaggaaaaaaagagagtaaaGGACAAAAAATAGAACAGCTGGGGAAAGTGCAAGCAGGCTTCATGGCTACTTCTGTCACCAACAACTATTCCACCATTGatgaagacaaaaacaaagaacGCAGTTGCTAACACAATGTATGGCCATGTTAAAGCAATAAGTGTAATTAAGTTTTTAGGCGATGTGAGATATTCAATAAGAAATCGCATGATTAAGGTCAGATCAGAAAACGATGTTCTCATGGAAGAGatcctttcatctttctttttcagtaactcTGTCTTCCAGGCTTCATTTAGCTTTTCTGCAACGACATTTCCAGCACAAAAAACTGTCCACACGATATTCGTCTGACGAAACATGAATGCACAAAATCCAAGCAGAGCTGAAGCTTTATGGTTACCATAAAGGCACATTAAATATGCAAAGAGAGTAAAAAATACTGATCCTGTGTCCGTGTAATAAAggaatgtaaaaaaataaagggtgGGAAATGTTGCAAGAGTTAACGAAGACAAGATTCTCTGGAAACCTGACACAGCCTagagaagaagcagagaaatatGATTAGTAATgtccaattaaaaaaacacatacatttgAGAGAATTCCATTGTGACAATATAGCATCTCTTATACCCTTTGATTCCGTTGTTGTATGACCACACACACCACATTTCTGTTAAGCTCCTGCTATGTTAATACAGAATGCTGGACTACACAATgttaaaagacaaataaaaatatcaaacttTATTGCTGGTGAGATAAATacaaggcaaagaaaatacaCCAACTCCTTTTATACATCGGGGGTTCACATACATGTGACAGCAAAATCATTGTGGGAC of the Gallus gallus isolate bGalGal1 chromosome 1, bGalGal1.mat.broiler.GRCg7b, whole genome shotgun sequence genome contains:
- the ALG10 gene encoding dol-P-Glc:Glc(2)Man(9)GlcNAc(2)-PP-Dol alpha-1,2-glucosyltransferase, which gives rise to MEGVEAYGFSAAMSGAFLLSSLLFAAVNRRLREPYMDEIFHVPQAQAYCQGRFLQWDPMITTPPGLYLLSVGVVKPAAWLFGWTGTVVCSTGMLRFINLLISAGNFYLLYLLLLKIHQKNKAVSGFQRILSSLTLATFPTLYFFTFLYYTDTGSVFFTLFAYLMCLYGNHKASALLGFCAFMFRQTNIVWTVFCAGNVVAEKLNEAWKTELLKKKDERISSMRTSFSDLTLIMRFLIEYLTSPKNLITLIALTWPYIVLATAFFVFVFINGGIVVGDRSSHEACLHFPQLFYFLSFTLFFSFPHFLTPTKIRKFLQSLRRHRVQYILITAISLFLIWKFTYVHKYLLADNRHYTFYVWRKIFQRHELVKYVLVPAYIFAGWSFVDTIKSKSIFWILMYFVCLLSVTVPQKLLEFRYFILPFLIYRLNIPFAPVYRQLVELAFYVVVNVVTFYLFLNKTFQWPNSVEIQRFMW